The nucleotide sequence ttaaaaaaatattgcacaTTGAATCTTGCATGAATTACAGACAACTCCAGCTCATACACTTGCAAGTGGAGTAGGGTACACTCAAGGAGTAGTTTGGGAGATTGTGTTGACATTCTCTTTGTTGTTCACTGTGTATGCAACCATGGTTGACCCAAAGAAAGGAGCACTTGCTGGCCTTggcccaaccttagttgggtTTGTGGTGGGGGCAAACATCCTTGCTGGTGGGGCTTTTTCGGCAGCTTCAATGAACCCGGCAAGATCTTTTGGGCCTGCTTTGGTTAGTGGAAATTGGACAGATCATTGGGTTTATTGGGTTGGACCACTTATTGGTGGTGGGCTTGCTGGTTTCATTTATGAGAATTTCTTCATTAATAGAGATCATGTTCCTCTAGCTGTAGATGAAGAAAGCTACTAAGAATTAAGATTAGGTTTTTCCTTGGGAACTTTGCATAAAATTTGTGTTACTGTGCTTTAATGTACAAGTGCTTTATTTTTGTGCTTGGtagagaaataaaatatgatttctagtattatatttgtgtgtagAATAACATGTCAATACTAATAAAGACTTATCAATACTAGTTGACTAAGAGCAACTTTAGTTCATGATGATATACTATGCCCAAATTTCTTATAGATGATgacaaatatataaaacttgCATTGGAGTAAGCTTGATATGATATGACAAAGGGTGAGATAAAACTTAGTATGCATCTACTATAGAATCAACTTCCAAAAGATATCAAGCATTGAAatcattgacaaaaaaaaaaaatcaaaagcattaaacttattattttatatcaatatcattaatatttgtatttgtctaaaatataatttgttgttcatgaccagaaaaaaaaaaaaaaaaacatgtaatttgttgtttattgtCATGTACTATTTTGTATTCCATTAAAAATGCAGTTTTTGTGTATTATTGTTGtgcattttgttgtttattgtttaggtaaaatttattaaaataatataaaatacttCAGATGCCGCCtcaattaacatcaaattattttttggtatatAAATTGATGTTTATTGTCTTTATAAATTGACAGCTTCTTTGATCATTTTTCTTGAGTGTAAGAAGCAATTAATTGCACATCGCAAATCATAAGACAATATGGCCAAAATCACTTTAGGAACAACCCAAGAGGCTGCTCAACCTAATTGCATCCAGGCTCTAATTGTTGAATTTATTGTCACCTTTCTCTT is from Medicago truncatula cultivar Jemalong A17 chromosome 1, MtrunA17r5.0-ANR, whole genome shotgun sequence and encodes:
- the LOC11432805 gene encoding aquaporin TIP4-1, which encodes MAKIALGTTREATQPDCIQALIVEFIATFLFVFAGVGSAMTADKLSGDALVGLFFVAIAHALVVAVMISAAHISGGHLNPAVTLGLLVGGHITIVRSILYWIDQLIASAAACYLLHYLSGGLTTPAHTLASGVGYTQGVVWEIVLTFSLLFTVYATMVDPKKGALAGLGPTLVGFVVGANILAGGAFSAASMNPARSFGPALVSGNWTDHWVYWVGPLIGGGLAGFIYENFFINRDHVPLAVDEESY